A stretch of the Photobacterium toruni genome encodes the following:
- the yfbR gene encoding 5'-deoxynucleotidase: MEKSHFFAHLARMRLIQRWPLMRSVETENISEHSLQVAFVAHALALIKNRKFGGNVNPEQIALLGMFHDVSEVITGDMPTPIKYFNPTIAEEYKKIELAAEQKLLSMLPEEFYDDYAPLVDSHKLDPENAAIVKQADTLCAYLKCLEELSAGNHEFTKAKKRLEETLAARRTPEMDYFLTTFADSFNLTLDEIS; encoded by the coding sequence ATGGAAAAAAGCCATTTTTTTGCTCATCTCGCGCGAATGCGTTTAATTCAACGCTGGCCATTAATGCGCAGTGTTGAAACTGAAAACATATCAGAACACAGCCTTCAAGTTGCTTTTGTGGCTCACGCACTGGCGCTCATTAAAAACCGTAAGTTTGGCGGTAATGTTAATCCTGAACAAATTGCATTATTAGGTATGTTTCATGATGTCAGTGAGGTGATCACTGGTGATATGCCAACCCCGATTAAATATTTCAACCCAACCATTGCTGAAGAATATAAAAAGATCGAACTGGCTGCCGAACAAAAATTACTCTCGATGTTACCTGAAGAATTTTATGATGATTATGCGCCATTAGTTGATAGCCACAAATTAGATCCTGAAAATGCCGCTATCGTTAAACAAGCCGATACTTTATGCGCTTATCTTAAATGTTTAGAAGAATTAAGTGCAGGTAATCATGAATTTACCAAAGCGAAAAAACGCCTTGAAGAAACGTTAGCAGCGCGCAGAACCCCTGAAATGGACTATTTCCTAACAACTTTTGCAGATAGCTTTAATTTAACATTAGATGAGATCAGCTAA
- a CDS encoding pyridoxal phosphate-dependent aminotransferase — MQNFGMSSKLNNVCYDIRGPVLKHAKRMEEEGQKILKLNIGNPAPFGFDAPDEILVDVIRNLPTSQGYCDSKGIYSARKAIVQHYQKCGLLDIDVEDVYIGNGVSELIVMAMQALLNHKDEILVPSPDYPLWTAAVSLSGGTAVHYTCDEQSDWYPDLDDIKKKIGPHTRGIVLINPNNPTGAVYSREFLLEIVEIARQHNLIIFADEIYDKILYDGAKHTSIAPLAPDVFCITFNGLSKSYRVCGFRAGWMVLSGAKQKAKGYIEGLEMLSSMRLCANVPMQHAIQTALGGYQSINELILPGGRLLEQRDKAYDLLTQIPGISCVKPKGALYLFPKLDQKKFNIVDDQRFAMDFLLQEKVLVVHGTGFNWKQPDHFRIVTLPRVDDLEQAMTRLERFLHSYRQ, encoded by the coding sequence ATGCAAAATTTCGGGATGTCATCCAAGCTCAATAATGTTTGCTATGACATACGTGGTCCCGTTCTTAAGCATGCTAAACGCATGGAAGAAGAAGGCCAAAAAATACTTAAACTTAATATTGGCAATCCAGCGCCGTTTGGATTTGATGCCCCTGATGAAATTCTGGTTGATGTGATCCGTAATTTACCAACATCACAAGGCTACTGTGATTCAAAAGGCATTTATTCTGCACGTAAAGCCATCGTACAACATTATCAAAAATGTGGCTTACTCGACATTGATGTTGAAGATGTTTATATCGGTAATGGCGTATCTGAATTAATTGTGATGGCGATGCAAGCATTGCTCAACCATAAAGATGAGATTTTAGTACCCTCTCCTGATTACCCATTATGGACAGCAGCTGTATCGCTGTCAGGAGGCACAGCTGTTCACTACACTTGTGATGAACAATCTGATTGGTATCCAGATCTTGATGATATCAAAAAGAAAATTGGGCCTCATACGCGTGGTATCGTACTGATCAACCCGAATAATCCAACGGGCGCAGTTTATAGTCGTGAGTTTCTCTTAGAAATCGTTGAGATTGCACGTCAACATAATCTGATTATTTTTGCCGATGAGATCTACGATAAAATCTTGTATGACGGTGCGAAACATACTTCAATTGCACCGTTAGCGCCTGACGTATTCTGTATTACCTTTAATGGTCTGTCTAAATCATACCGAGTATGTGGTTTCCGTGCCGGTTGGATGGTGTTATCAGGCGCAAAACAGAAGGCCAAAGGTTATATTGAAGGCTTAGAAATGCTGTCTTCTATGCGTTTATGTGCCAACGTACCAATGCAGCACGCGATTCAAACAGCACTCGGCGGTTATCAAAGTATCAATGAATTGATCTTACCTGGCGGACGCTTACTCGAACAACGTGATAAAGCTTATGATTTATTGACTCAAATTCCAGGAATTTCGTGTGTAAAACCCAAAGGGGCGTTATACCTCTTCCCCAAATTAGATCAGAAAAAGTTTAATATTGTCGATGACCAACGCTTTGCAATGGACTTCTTGCTGCAAGAAAAAGTATTAGTGGTTCACGGCACTGGCTTTAACTGGAAACAACCTGATCACTTCCGTATTGTAACGCTACCGCGAGTTGATGACTTAGAGCAAGCAATGACCCGTCTTGAACGCTTCCTGCATAGCTATCGTCAATAA
- a CDS encoding isochorismate synthase — translation MTALQQAVALLIANIKQASVTTQRLVVKLELPANTDLIDWMDAQSLFPKFYWQSRDCREEVVALGQIKTFTDPLIAEQVITDDQRVWGGRSFDGHTDRNRRCLSSFFFLPLLEIIHFDGEWHLAANMCDDKSRMLAMLQKIATDPEVVTDIDSRILSRSYSPDFVGWSTMIEQALAGIANDEFEKVVLARRTTLQLDHPVLPAQLLKASRASNSNSFHFLMALDAEHCFVGSTPERLFQRHDRALQTEALAGTIGRGADSQEDQQLAQWLLADTKNRYENRLVVDDIVGRLVPQCESMNVSPVPELVKLRKVQHLKRSIDGQLNDAVFSANLLDSLQPTAAIAGLPRDAALNFIAEHEPFARGWYSGAVGYIGKKHSEFCVAIRSAMISGDDLHLFAGAGIVPGSVADSEWKELDRKTSTLCSLFEQPCSDDGKSIDKMEYKSA, via the coding sequence TTGACTGCGTTACAACAAGCTGTTGCATTACTGATTGCTAACATTAAACAAGCATCAGTAACAACTCAACGATTAGTAGTAAAATTAGAGCTGCCTGCAAATACTGATTTAATTGATTGGATGGATGCTCAATCTTTATTTCCCAAATTTTATTGGCAATCTCGAGATTGTCGTGAAGAAGTGGTTGCTTTGGGGCAGATCAAAACGTTTACCGATCCGCTAATTGCTGAACAAGTGATTACTGATGATCAGCGTGTTTGGGGTGGGCGTTCTTTTGATGGTCATACTGATCGCAATCGCCGTTGCCTTTCTTCCTTTTTCTTTTTGCCATTACTTGAAATTATTCATTTTGATGGTGAATGGCATCTTGCTGCCAACATGTGTGATGATAAATCTCGAATGTTAGCGATGTTACAAAAAATAGCTACTGATCCAGAGGTAGTTACTGACATTGATAGCCGTATTTTAAGTCGTAGTTATAGCCCTGATTTTGTTGGTTGGTCAACCATGATTGAACAAGCATTAGCAGGCATTGCAAATGATGAATTTGAAAAGGTAGTGTTGGCTCGACGGACAACATTGCAGCTTGATCATCCAGTATTACCTGCGCAATTACTCAAAGCGAGTCGTGCTAGCAATAGCAATAGTTTTCATTTTTTGATGGCACTGGATGCTGAACATTGTTTTGTTGGATCAACACCTGAACGTTTATTTCAACGTCATGATCGCGCTTTACAGACTGAAGCGCTCGCTGGCACGATTGGGCGTGGTGCTGATAGCCAAGAAGATCAACAATTAGCACAATGGCTATTAGCTGACACTAAAAACCGCTATGAAAATCGGTTAGTGGTGGACGATATTGTGGGGCGTTTAGTACCACAATGTGAATCAATGAATGTTTCTCCAGTACCTGAATTGGTGAAGTTACGTAAAGTACAGCATTTAAAGCGCAGTATTGACGGTCAACTCAATGATGCGGTGTTTAGTGCTAATTTACTGGATAGTTTACAACCGACAGCGGCTATTGCCGGTTTACCTCGTGATGCTGCACTAAACTTTATTGCTGAGCATGAACCGTTTGCCCGTGGTTGGTATAGCGGTGCTGTTGGTTATATTGGTAAAAAGCACAGTGAGTTTTGTGTGGCAATCCGTAGTGCAATGATCAGCGGTGATGATTTACATTTGTTTGCGGGAGCGGGAATTGTTCCTGGATCTGTCGCGGATAGTGAATGGAAAGAGCTTGATCGTAAAACCTCAACTTTATGCAGTTTGTTTGAACAACCTTGTTCTGATGACGGTAAGAGTATTGATAAGATGGAATATAAAAGCGCATGA
- the menD gene encoding 2-succinyl-5-enolpyruvyl-6-hydroxy-3-cyclohexene-1-carboxylic-acid synthase — MTQPSLTTSQSYRAALNGCWAGLMLEELMRLGVQHVCIAPGSRSTPLTLAAAKLTQLTIHTHFDERGLGFLALGLAKASQSPVAVIVTSGTAVANLLPAVAETGLTGEKLVLLTSDRPAELIQCGANQAIRQHGIFSDHVSHFLDIPSPSLDISPNWLLCAIDDVMQQQQLRGGSVHFNCHYPEPLYGDDVDFYEYLMPVAQWQQDTIPYCQHQALPSLTTVTIDHNQWQTLCTQKGVIVAGRLAANELKAVQQLAATLGWPLLVDPQAGGSSDYAGFDGWLQNIACHDYLQQAQVLLQFGGRLVSKRLLQLISHQTWHSFLLIDPLAGRLDSSHRRSQRIQANIEAWAQAAMALTTDSLHSQWALPLVEASQCYFDIVAAHANRFSELGLAAQVMQWIAPETELFLGNSMIVRLLDMCAKLPLTATFANRGASGIDGLIATTAGVQRARKSSLVCLIGDTSLLYDLNSLALLNQQQYPIVVIVTNNDGGGIFDMLPVPDQQKDDFYRMPHGFEFSHAAAMFGLQYCAPTSLSAAEDAIRDGQLKVGTTLVEIRTPAGEAGAMLKALFAEVEHATLF; from the coding sequence ATGACACAGCCATCATTAACAACCAGCCAATCATACCGGGCGGCATTAAATGGTTGCTGGGCAGGTTTAATGCTTGAAGAGTTAATGAGATTGGGAGTGCAACATGTTTGCATTGCACCAGGATCTCGTTCGACACCATTGACGTTGGCTGCAGCAAAACTAACACAATTGACGATTCATACGCATTTTGATGAGCGAGGTTTGGGTTTTTTAGCTTTAGGTTTAGCTAAAGCATCTCAATCTCCAGTGGCCGTTATAGTGACATCGGGTACGGCAGTGGCGAATTTATTACCTGCCGTTGCTGAAACTGGGCTAACGGGTGAAAAGTTGGTGTTGCTAACATCCGATCGACCTGCTGAGTTAATTCAATGTGGTGCTAACCAAGCGATTCGTCAGCATGGAATCTTTTCTGATCATGTGAGTCACTTTTTAGATATACCAAGTCCAAGTTTGGATATTAGTCCTAATTGGTTATTGTGTGCTATTGATGATGTGATGCAGCAGCAACAATTGCGTGGTGGTTCAGTACATTTTAATTGTCATTATCCAGAACCTTTATATGGTGATGATGTTGATTTTTATGAGTATCTTATGCCTGTTGCTCAATGGCAGCAGGATACGATCCCTTATTGTCAGCATCAAGCTTTGCCGTCATTAACAACGGTGACAATTGATCATAATCAGTGGCAAACATTGTGCACTCAAAAAGGGGTTATTGTTGCAGGTCGACTTGCTGCTAATGAACTTAAAGCAGTACAGCAATTAGCGGCAACATTAGGATGGCCATTGCTGGTGGATCCACAAGCAGGTGGTAGTAGTGATTATGCTGGTTTTGATGGGTGGTTACAAAACATCGCTTGTCATGATTATCTTCAACAAGCACAGGTATTATTACAGTTTGGTGGACGGTTAGTTTCTAAACGTTTATTGCAGCTAATCAGTCATCAGACATGGCACTCTTTTTTATTAATTGATCCATTAGCTGGGCGATTAGATTCCAGTCATCGTCGTAGCCAACGTATTCAAGCAAATATTGAAGCGTGGGCGCAAGCGGCTATGGCATTAACAACCGATTCACTCCATTCACAATGGGCTCTACCGTTAGTTGAAGCATCGCAGTGCTATTTTGATATTGTTGCAGCTCACGCTAATCGTTTTTCTGAATTGGGTTTAGCGGCACAAGTCATGCAATGGATAGCCCCTGAAACAGAATTGTTTTTGGGTAATAGCATGATTGTTCGATTGTTAGATATGTGCGCTAAATTACCGTTAACCGCGACATTTGCGAACCGTGGTGCATCGGGCATTGATGGCTTAATTGCAACAACTGCGGGTGTACAGCGAGCACGTAAATCATCTTTAGTGTGTTTGATCGGTGATACCTCGTTACTTTATGATCTCAATTCATTGGCATTATTAAATCAACAGCAATATCCCATTGTCGTTATTGTTACCAATAATGATGGCGGTGGTATTTTTGATATGTTGCCTGTTCCTGATCAACAAAAAGATGATTTCTATCGTATGCCACATGGGTTTGAATTTAGCCATGCGGCAGCGATGTTTGGTTTACAGTATTGCGCCCCTACATCATTAAGTGCGGCTGAAGACGCTATTCGTGATGGTCAATTAAAAGTAGGAACAACCCTTGTTGAAATTAGGACACCTGCAGGTGAAGCTGGAGCAATGTTAAAAGCATTATTTGCAGAGGTTGAGCATGCTACTTTATTCTGA
- the menH gene encoding 2-succinyl-6-hydroxy-2,4-cyclohexadiene-1-carboxylate synthase codes for MLLYSETFGVKANTKQPTLVFLHGLLGSGHDWRYVISQLAATQQCITIDLPGHGLSAFVDTEMTTVAREGGFDAIHHALIATLAHRGVNDYVLIGYSMGARLAMYHACALAANPVSSHLPRLVKVLLEGGHFGLPAVEREPRYQHDQHWAARFAQQPLIGVLQDWYQQPVFASLTSAQRQVLVAKRSDNLGSGIAKMMLATSLAKQPQLLPQLQQLSVPIHYLCGGRDTKFHHLASACGLAVTVIDDAGHNIHIEQPVAFTTALLTFIS; via the coding sequence ATGCTACTTTATTCTGAAACCTTTGGCGTTAAAGCCAATACCAAGCAACCAACATTGGTTTTTCTACATGGTTTATTGGGGAGTGGTCACGATTGGCGTTATGTTATTAGTCAGCTTGCTGCCACTCAGCAATGTATTACTATCGATTTACCGGGCCATGGGCTAAGTGCGTTTGTTGATACAGAAATGACAACAGTGGCGCGTGAAGGTGGTTTCGATGCTATCCATCATGCATTGATAGCAACATTAGCTCATCGTGGTGTTAATGATTATGTACTCATTGGTTATTCGATGGGAGCACGATTAGCGATGTATCATGCCTGTGCATTAGCCGCTAATCCGGTATCTTCGCATTTACCACGATTAGTCAAGGTGTTGCTTGAAGGTGGGCATTTTGGATTACCAGCTGTTGAGCGAGAGCCACGTTATCAACATGACCAACATTGGGCGGCTCGATTTGCTCAACAGCCATTAATCGGTGTGTTACAAGATTGGTATCAACAACCTGTTTTTGCGTCATTGACATCAGCTCAGCGACAAGTTTTGGTTGCTAAACGGAGTGATAATTTAGGCTCTGGAATAGCAAAGATGATGTTAGCGACCTCACTGGCTAAACAGCCGCAATTATTACCTCAGTTACAACAGCTTTCAGTACCAATCCATTATCTTTGTGGTGGGCGTGATACCAAGTTTCATCACTTAGCCTCGGCGTGCGGTTTAGCCGTGACGGTTATTGATGATGCTGGTCATAATATACACATTGAACAACCTGTTGCTTTTACAACGGCATTATTGACGTTTATTAGTTAA
- the menC gene encoding o-succinylbenzoate synthase: MRSAKLFQYQLPMDSGVILRDQRLVTREGWVVELCQDQQLAYGEIAPLPEFSVENVAEAGEQAQQLLSQWVAGEMLDLESAYPSVAFGISCAIAELAAEFPVTGNYLVAPLCSGDPDDLVERLNQMPGDKVAKIKVGMYEAVRDGIVANMLLEAIPDMQLRLDANRQWTPLKAQQFAKYVKPEHRAGIAFLEEPCRLPSDSLAFAQQTGINIAWDETVRDAGFEVKAEQGVAAIIIKPTLIGSLERCIALIEQAHAVGLTAVISSSIESSLGLNQLARLAQWQTPSVIPGLDTMQLFQVQLMQSWPGCELPVIPLSELDMVWHK, encoded by the coding sequence ATGCGCAGCGCTAAGTTATTTCAATACCAACTTCCAATGGATTCTGGCGTTATTTTACGAGATCAGCGTTTGGTTACGCGTGAAGGTTGGGTGGTTGAGTTGTGCCAAGATCAACAATTAGCTTATGGTGAAATTGCGCCATTACCTGAATTTAGTGTTGAGAATGTCGCTGAGGCAGGAGAGCAAGCACAACAGTTACTGTCACAATGGGTTGCAGGTGAAATGCTTGATCTTGAGTCAGCTTATCCATCTGTGGCTTTTGGTATTAGTTGTGCTATCGCTGAGTTAGCCGCTGAATTTCCTGTAACAGGTAATTATTTAGTCGCACCATTATGTTCAGGAGATCCTGATGATTTAGTGGAACGATTAAATCAGATGCCTGGCGATAAAGTGGCTAAGATTAAAGTTGGCATGTATGAAGCGGTACGTGATGGTATTGTGGCAAATATGCTACTTGAAGCCATTCCCGATATGCAATTACGGCTTGATGCTAATCGCCAATGGACGCCATTAAAAGCACAACAATTTGCTAAATATGTTAAGCCTGAACATCGCGCTGGCATTGCCTTTTTAGAAGAACCTTGTCGTTTACCGAGTGACAGTTTAGCGTTTGCACAACAAACAGGGATCAATATTGCTTGGGATGAAACCGTGCGAGATGCTGGATTTGAAGTGAAAGCAGAACAAGGTGTTGCTGCGATTATCATTAAACCAACATTAATTGGCTCACTTGAACGTTGTATTGCATTAATCGAGCAAGCACATGCTGTGGGACTTACCGCGGTGATTAGTTCTAGCATTGAATCAAGCTTGGGCTTAAATCAATTAGCGCGTTTAGCCCAATGGCAAACGCCAAGCGTCATTCCTGGGTTAGATACAATGCAGCTATTTCAAGTGCAATTGATGCAGTCATGGCCGGGTTGTGAATTACCGGTGATCCCTCTATCTGAATTAGACATGGTATGGCACAAATAA
- the menE gene encoding o-succinylbenzoate--CoA ligase has translation MAQIKAKFNKWPWQYWAEQRPTEIAISLGDVKAGAVTWNWIEVTANIEKYAQCLVAQGVKRDQLVAVVAPNSIDVLWLLLAIIRVGARYVGLNPKLPAKALIEQLTALDNDHIWCPDIDMAQSLSKQTLSLTPEITSERIIPVMWQEHRPISLTLTSGSTGLPKAVVHHAQSHLASASGLFKHMTFTADDSWLLSLPLFHISGLAIVWRWLYRGARIVVVEPQLQQQALQWVSHASLVPTQLQRFLDSEYAQQHQLQQVLLGGATIPVSLTTAAKQAGIECWSGYGMTEMASTITVKRANSSAGVGTVLPHRELILRDGEIWVRGKVLCLGYYRNHTIFSLIGCDDNDDWFATKDLGEWHDDELFIRGRADNMFISGGENVQPEDIEQVLLQHSVVKQAIVLPIDDHDFGARPVAILTTVQRLDNHLIDELVTYMSQHVAPHKRPVRYIALPDSFTQSVKISRLDLATWLASQA, from the coding sequence ATGGCACAAATAAAAGCAAAATTTAACAAGTGGCCTTGGCAATATTGGGCAGAGCAACGACCAACTGAAATTGCGATTTCATTAGGTGATGTAAAGGCAGGGGCTGTTACGTGGAATTGGATTGAAGTTACAGCCAATATTGAAAAATATGCTCAATGCTTGGTTGCTCAAGGGGTGAAGCGAGATCAATTAGTTGCGGTGGTTGCGCCAAATAGTATCGATGTATTATGGCTACTATTAGCGATTATTCGTGTTGGTGCTCGTTATGTTGGTCTCAATCCTAAGTTGCCAGCGAAGGCATTAATTGAGCAATTAACCGCATTAGATAATGATCATATTTGGTGTCCAGATATTGATATGGCGCAATCCTTGTCGAAGCAGACGTTATCGCTGACCCCAGAGATAACGTCTGAGCGTATTATTCCGGTGATGTGGCAAGAGCATCGTCCCATTTCGTTGACACTAACCTCTGGCTCGACAGGTTTACCTAAAGCGGTTGTTCACCATGCACAATCCCATTTAGCCAGTGCGAGTGGGCTGTTCAAGCACATGACTTTTACTGCTGATGATAGTTGGTTGTTGTCGTTACCGTTATTTCATATCTCGGGATTAGCGATTGTGTGGCGATGGCTATATCGTGGTGCAAGAATTGTGGTGGTAGAGCCACAATTACAGCAACAGGCACTGCAATGGGTTAGTCATGCTTCATTGGTTCCGACACAGTTACAACGCTTTCTTGATTCTGAATATGCACAGCAGCACCAGTTACAACAAGTGTTATTAGGTGGCGCGACTATTCCTGTTAGTTTAACTACGGCTGCAAAACAAGCCGGCATTGAATGTTGGAGTGGCTATGGTATGACAGAAATGGCATCAACAATAACCGTTAAACGTGCCAATAGCAGTGCTGGGGTGGGAACTGTTTTACCTCATCGAGAACTGATTTTACGTGATGGTGAAATTTGGGTTCGAGGCAAAGTGCTTTGTTTAGGGTATTACCGTAATCATACTATTTTCTCATTGATAGGATGTGATGATAACGATGATTGGTTTGCCACTAAAGATTTAGGCGAATGGCATGATGATGAATTATTTATTCGAGGTCGTGCTGATAATATGTTTATTTCTGGTGGTGAAAATGTACAGCCAGAAGATATTGAACAGGTATTGTTACAACATTCGGTAGTGAAGCAAGCTATCGTACTGCCAATAGATGATCATGATTTCGGGGCGAGACCGGTGGCAATATTAACCACAGTGCAACGGCTAGATAATCATTTAATTGATGAACTGGTTACTTATATGTCACAGCATGTGGCGCCTCATAAACGGCCAGTACGTTATATTGCATTACCCGATAGTTTTACCCAAAGTGTAAAAATATCACGGTTAGATTTAGCGACATGGTTAGCATCTCAAGCTTAA
- a CDS encoding MFS transporter has product MSPNPQSSLLTKRRFLPYFLTQALGAFNDNVYKNILLIFIAYASVHTLPLNADLLINLAAGLFILPFFLFSASAGILADIYDKAKIMRIVKLAEVIIMCCAAIAFIYQSYLALLFLLFLMGTQSAFFGPAKYALLPQHLKKNELISGNALVETGTFLAILLGTIIAGVIANSDNGRYIAAISVIIFAILGYITSLAIPAAPPSQAHIKFHWRPWQQTRHTMKIAQQDKIIFQCIIGISWFWFLGACYLTQFPHFAKTNLGGQASAVSFLLTLFSIGIAIGSMLCDRISQHRIDPGIVPIGCFGISLFGFGLYAMTPSVIPASDSILTFITQPVLWPVFISLLLLGVAGGIFIVPLYTLMQQRAQEDQRAQIIAANNIWNAVFMVISAIVAIICLSLLHLSIPQFFLLLSGLNGLVLVYIYFQAPDFFWRFVVWVVSHTMYRVQHHNLNNLPQQGGTLLVCNHVSYMDALLLAGACPRPIRFLMDQHIYNLPIINTFCRACKAIPVDSNDRKSVRAAFSQVATYLENGDIVCVFPEGHLTQDGEIAPFMRGIDLIIKRSSVEVIPVALQGLWGSYFSREGGHALLKRPKRFWSKVTIIAGNCVHSETTNSQLLRQQVIALRGDKR; this is encoded by the coding sequence ATGTCCCCTAATCCTCAGTCTAGCCTGTTAACCAAACGACGGTTTTTACCTTATTTTCTGACACAAGCTTTAGGGGCATTTAATGATAATGTGTATAAAAATATTCTGCTAATTTTTATTGCATATGCTTCAGTACACACATTACCACTTAATGCAGATCTATTAATTAATTTAGCCGCTGGATTATTTATTCTGCCCTTTTTCTTATTTTCAGCCTCTGCTGGTATTCTTGCTGATATTTATGATAAAGCAAAAATAATGCGTATAGTCAAACTGGCTGAAGTAATTATTATGTGTTGCGCAGCCATTGCCTTTATTTATCAAAGTTATCTAGCGCTATTATTTTTACTGTTTTTGATGGGTACTCAATCTGCCTTTTTTGGCCCAGCTAAATATGCCTTGTTACCACAACACCTTAAAAAAAATGAATTAATCTCAGGCAATGCTCTGGTTGAAACAGGTACTTTTCTTGCTATTTTACTGGGGACTATTATTGCAGGAGTAATAGCGAATAGTGACAATGGTCGCTATATTGCCGCTATTAGTGTGATCATTTTTGCTATTTTAGGCTATATTACCTCATTAGCGATTCCAGCGGCACCACCAAGCCAAGCTCATATCAAATTTCATTGGCGCCCATGGCAACAGACTCGCCACACCATGAAAATAGCCCAACAAGATAAAATCATTTTTCAGTGTATTATCGGTATTAGTTGGTTTTGGTTCCTTGGTGCTTGTTACCTAACCCAGTTCCCTCATTTTGCTAAAACTAATTTAGGCGGCCAAGCTTCTGCTGTTTCTTTCTTACTAACATTGTTCTCTATCGGTATCGCTATTGGCTCAATGTTATGTGATCGTATATCACAACACCGCATAGATCCCGGTATTGTTCCCATTGGTTGCTTTGGTATTAGTCTATTTGGCTTCGGGCTCTATGCCATGACACCTAGCGTTATCCCCGCAAGTGATTCAATATTAACCTTTATCACCCAACCTGTATTATGGCCTGTTTTTATCTCGCTATTATTACTTGGCGTTGCTGGCGGCATTTTTATCGTACCGTTATATACCTTAATGCAACAACGCGCTCAAGAAGATCAACGCGCTCAAATTATTGCCGCTAATAATATTTGGAATGCGGTCTTTATGGTTATCAGTGCCATTGTTGCTATTATTTGCTTATCGTTATTACACCTGTCGATTCCTCAATTTTTCTTATTATTATCAGGATTAAACGGATTAGTCTTAGTCTATATCTATTTTCAAGCTCCTGATTTTTTCTGGCGCTTTGTCGTGTGGGTTGTATCTCACACCATGTACCGCGTCCAACATCACAATCTTAATAACTTACCTCAACAAGGAGGTACATTGTTAGTTTGTAATCATGTTAGTTATATGGATGCCCTACTATTAGCAGGCGCTTGCCCTCGTCCAATTCGCTTTTTAATGGATCAACACATTTATAATCTGCCAATCATTAATACTTTTTGTCGTGCATGCAAAGCGATCCCTGTTGATTCAAATGATCGTAAATCAGTCCGCGCTGCATTTTCTCAAGTTGCGACCTATTTAGAAAATGGCGATATTGTCTGTGTTTTTCCAGAAGGTCACTTAACGCAAGATGGCGAAATCGCCCCCTTTATGCGAGGTATTGATTTAATCATTAAGCGTTCAAGTGTTGAGGTGATCCCTGTGGCTTTACAAGGATTATGGGGCAGTTATTTTAGTCGTGAGGGCGGGCATGCTTTATTAAAGCGCCCTAAACGTTTTTGGTCAAAAGTTACCATTATTGCCGGAAATTGCGTACATTCAGAAACAACTAATAGCCAATTACTACGCCAACAAGTAATAGCATTACGTGGTGATAAACGCTAG
- a CDS encoding TetR/AcrR family transcriptional regulator, with amino-acid sequence MARRNDHTREELVNMTLEQVKNFLSEHPHHELSLRKVAAMIGYVPSTLVNVFGNYNLLLLHAVAQTLDELFQQAELCVRDSTSSQQALRNLAFCYLDFATAHPYRWQLIFQHTMNGEDLPEWQTDRIDNMTGMLEALIGQINSDMSEKQVLEASRVIWAGVHGITLLTVDDKLFTSSPVDGKALINNLLDTYLNSWHK; translated from the coding sequence ATGGCAAGAAGAAATGATCATACCCGTGAAGAATTGGTAAATATGACACTTGAGCAAGTGAAAAATTTTCTCAGTGAACATCCACACCATGAATTGAGCTTACGTAAAGTCGCAGCAATGATTGGCTATGTTCCAAGTACTTTAGTTAATGTGTTTGGTAACTATAATCTATTACTTCTTCATGCCGTTGCTCAAACACTTGATGAATTATTTCAACAAGCTGAATTATGTGTTCGCGATTCAACGTCTTCACAACAAGCATTACGTAATCTTGCTTTCTGTTATCTCGATTTTGCTACCGCACATCCTTATCGTTGGCAGTTAATTTTCCAACACACAATGAATGGCGAAGATCTTCCTGAATGGCAAACTGATCGTATTGATAATATGACCGGTATGCTTGAAGCCCTAATTGGTCAAATTAATAGTGACATGAGCGAAAAACAAGTCCTTGAAGCAAGCCGTGTTATTTGGGCTGGTGTACATGGTATTACCCTACTGACTGTCGATGATAAATTATTCACGTCAAGCCCTGTTGATGGTAAGGCTCTAATTAATAATTTATTAGATACCTACCTCAATTCATGGCATAAATAA